Sequence from the Candidatus Izemoplasma sp. genome:
TGATTACGATGCCAAAAAAGAAAAAGATACCTTAACTAACCTTTTAGAGTTAGATGAAGGTAGTTCCCGTTTAGGTGAAATTGCCTTAATCAGTCATGACTCACCAATTTCAAATATGGATATCTTATTCTTTAATACCTTGTTTGACGAAAATGCATCATGTCATATGGCCTTAGGACGTGCATACCCAATGAATATTGCTGGGGGAACACAGATGGATAAAGAAGAACTTACGAAAAAGGGCTATAATGATTCACTCGCACATTCTGACTTCATGTTCGGTAGTGAAGACTTAGCGGTTACCGGTATTACAAAAGATGGACAAAAAGTACCCATCTTTGAAAAAGGAAACTTTATTATATAATCTACAAAAAATAGACACTTTAGGATAACTAAAGTGTCTATTTTTAATAAGCTTTACTCTTCTTCTTGATCACGCTTAACCTGCGCGACAATATCATCAATCAAGTTACGTGGGACTTCTTCATAACGGACAAACTCACGTTTGAAGACACCGGTTCCTTGTGTCATTTGGTTTAAGTCAATTGCATAACTTACAATCTCAGCTTCAGGTACTTCAGCAGTGATTTGTTGTTTGCCACCATTTAACGGATCCATACCTAACACTTTACCACGACGTTTATTAATATCACCCATAACATCGCCAACATAATCATCATGAGAGATGATTTCAAGTCGCATGATTGGTTCAAGTAATGTTGGCATCGCTTTTTTAATTGCATCTTTAAAAGCTAAACTCGCCGCAATTTTAAATGAAATTTCATTTGAATCAACAGGATGGTATTTCCCATCATACAAGACAGCTCTTACACCTATCACTGGGAATCCAGCCAATGGGCCACTTTCAAAGGTGTCAATTAATCCTTTTTCTACTGCTGGGAAATATCCTTTTGGTACACTACCACCATGAATCTCTTCTTCAAACTCAAACTCTTCTTCATTTGGATTCATTGGTTCAAATCGGATATCGACAACACCAAATTGTCCACTTCCACCTGATTGTTTCTTATGACGTCCGTGACCTTCAGCTTTCTTACGAATAGATTCACGATAGACAATTTTTTGATCGAGAATATCCACTTCTACATCAAAAGCATTTTTCAATTTTTCTAAGGTATAATTAATATGTGCCATACCTTGTCCACCAATGAGTAATTGTGATGTTTCTCGATTACGTTTATACTCAATCGATGGGTCTTCAATAACAAGTTTATGTAATGACGATGAAATTTTATCTTCATCGCGTTTTTGTTTAGGATGGATTGCCACATAAATGGTTGGGGTTGGAATTTCTGGGCCACGATAAATGATTGGATGTTTTGGCGCACATAACGTATGGCCTGTTTGGATATCATCTAATTTAACGAGCACCCCGATATCTCCAGCATTTAAAGAATCAGTATCTAATTGTTCTTTCCCGCGTAAGAAACAAATCTGGTTGACTTTAATTTCCTCTTTTGTGACTGGGTTATATATTTTATCACCAGATTTAACAGTCCCACTATAGACTTTAATATAGTTCAAGGTTCCAATATATGGGTCGATACTGGTTTTAAATACATAGGCACTAAACGGAGCATCATTCACTGTTTTACGACGAATTTTTTCTGCCGTATCAGGATGCATACCCGCTTTTGGCTTTAAATCATTTGGTGCTGGCATGAACATTTCAAACATCTCTAACAAGTCACGCACACCGATATCTTTCAAGACAGATCCAACAACGACAGGTTTTAAATCCCCATTTAATACGCCTTCACGTAATCCGCCTGTAATTTCTTCATAAGTTAACTCAATACCATCAAAATGCTTTTCAAGTAATGCTTCACTACTCATTGCAACACTTTCAACAATATTTTCACGTGGTTCTTCGACTAATGATGCATAATTATCATCAATTTCTTCATCAACTACTTTACCTTCTTTTAAGACACGTTTTTTCATATCTACAAGATTGATATATCCTTTAAAGTCGTCATCTTCTATGACGGGATATAAAAATGGTACAGCTTTGCTACCTAAGATTTCTGTTAGGCTATCTAGTACTTTATCATACTTTACATTTTCTTTGTCCATTTTATTAATAAAAATGAATGTTGGTACATTTCGATCATTTAAACTATGTAAAATCTGTTCAGTTTGTAAATCAATCCCACGTTGTCCGTCTATAATCATGACAGCGCCTTTTACAACACTCAATGCTTGATTAACCTCATTAACCATACCTTTAGCACCTGGCGTGTCTAAGAAGTTAAATTTGAACCCTTCATATTCAACAGGAATGACTGATGTTGAATATGATGATGAATGACCTTTTTCTTCTTCTAAGAAATCTGAAGTGGTGTTCTCATCTTCAACGGTTCCTTTAACACCTTTTACATTTGTAACATGGAGCACAGATTCCATAAAGGAAGTTTTTCCCGAACTTTGCGGCCCCACAACAGCAATCGTCCGGATTTTTTCAATATCATATTTTTTCATAAT
This genomic interval carries:
- a CDS encoding elongation factor G; amino-acid sequence: MKKYDIEKIRTIAVVGPQSSGKTSFMESVLHVTNVKGVKGTVEDENTTSDFLEEEKGHSSSYSTSVIPVEYEGFKFNFLDTPGAKGMVNEVNQALSVVKGAVMIIDGQRGIDLQTEQILHSLNDRNVPTFIFINKMDKENVKYDKVLDSLTEILGSKAVPFLYPVIEDDDFKGYINLVDMKKRVLKEGKVVDEEIDDNYASLVEEPRENIVESVAMSSEALLEKHFDGIELTYEEITGGLREGVLNGDLKPVVVGSVLKDIGVRDLLEMFEMFMPAPNDLKPKAGMHPDTAEKIRRKTVNDAPFSAYVFKTSIDPYIGTLNYIKVYSGTVKSGDKIYNPVTKEEIKVNQICFLRGKEQLDTDSLNAGDIGVLVKLDDIQTGHTLCAPKHPIIYRGPEIPTPTIYVAIHPKQKRDEDKISSSLHKLVIEDPSIEYKRNRETSQLLIGGQGMAHINYTLEKLKNAFDVEVDILDQKIVYRESIRKKAEGHGRHKKQSGGSGQFGVVDIRFEPMNPNEEEFEFEEEIHGGSVPKGYFPAVEKGLIDTFESGPLAGFPVIGVRAVLYDGKYHPVDSNEISFKIAASLAFKDAIKKAMPTLLEPIMRLEIISHDDYVGDVMGDINKRRGKVLGMDPLNGGKQQITAEVPEAEIVSYAIDLNQMTQGTGVFKREFVRYEEVPRNLIDDIVAQVKRDQEEE